AGGAACGGACGGGACGCGGTGGACGGCTGCCACTGCTGCTCGAGCGCCTGCCGGACCTGGTCACCCGTGAGGTCGAGGACCACGAGCGTGTTGGCGAACGGCTGGACGACCGCCGCCTCCTTGTAGGTGACGGCACCCGCGGCGACGTCCGCGCGGAGACCGCCCGGGTTCATGAACGCGATCTGCGACCCCTGACGCTGCGTCGCCTGGCGCTGGACCTCCGCGACGAAGTTGCCGAGCGTCGACTCGCCGCCCCGGTTCTCGGACCGGTTCGTCTGCACGGCACGGCGCAGGTCCCGGTCAACGGTGCCGAGCTCGACCGCCCCGCGGACGTCGGCCTCGGCGACGGCCGCGTCGACGGTGGCTTGCACCGCCGGGTCCGGGGCGAAGGTGCCGTCGACGAGACGGATGTTCTCGGCGACCGTCGGCATCACCGTGCCGTCGGCCGCGACCGAGAGCTGCACGTGCCCGAGGTTGAAGCCGTACGACCCGGTCTGGATCACCGGGCGCGCGAGCGTGCCGCCGTCCGGGACCACCGAGTGCACGTAGGTCTGGTGGGTGTGCGCGGAGAGGATCGCGGACACCTTCGGCGTCACACCGTGCACGGCGCGGGCGAAGTCGGAGTCGTCGTCGAGGTCGGCGACCGCGGAGGTCTCCGCCCCGTCGTGGACGAGGAGCACGAGCACGTCGGCCTCGCCGTTGCCCTCGTCGCCGTCGGTCAGGTCGTCCGCGACGCGGTTCACCTCGGTGGTGATGTCGCCCATCTCCAGACCGGTGATGCCGTCCGGGCTGACGAGTCCCTGCCCGACGAGGTCGACCGTCGCGCCGATGAACCCGACCCGCTTCCCGCTGATCTCCTGGACCGAGTACGGGTCGAACGCCGGCTTCCCCGTCGCACTGTCGAGGATGTTCGCGGAGACGTGGTCCCACTCGGCGTTGCGGGCGCCGTCCGGCCCGATCACCCGGTCGCGGAGGTCGTCCTGGCCCTTGTCGAGCTCGTGGTTGCCGATCGCGCTCACGCTGAGGTCGATGTCGTTCAGGACGTCGATCGTCGGCTGGTCGTCCTGGATGAACGACTCGAAGGTGGAGCCACCGATGTTGTCGCCGGCGCTGACGAAGGCCGACGTCGAGGTGTCGGCGCCGCGGAGCTGCCGGAGCGCCCCGGCGAGGGTGGCGGCACCGGCCGCGTCGCCGTCGCGGGGCGTGGGCTTGCCGTCCGTCGTCGAGATCGACCGGGCGATGCGACCGTGGAAGTCGTTCACGTCGTACAGGTCGATGGTCGCGGGTGCGGCGGCCGCTGCGGCGGAGCCGACCTCGGCAGCCGGGCTGGTGCCGGCCGTGGGGCCGGCGCCAGCTGCGGGTGCTGCGCTCGCGGTGGGTGCGCCGAGGGCGACGAGGACGCCGGCGGTGACGAGGGCGGTGCCGGCGACGAGGCCGCGCCGGGGCCTCGTGGTGCGGTCGGGGGTGTGGGACGGGCTCATCGGTGTGAGGACTCCTGGTGTGGTGGTTCTGCCCCCGGACGGGGGACGTGACCTTCCGAACCTAGGAGGATGCACAGGCGACACGCCAGGGTGTCGTCGACGGCGTCACGTGTTGTTCAACTGCTCGGAACACGGTCGCGCCGCGGAACCCATCGGCTCCGCGGCGCGGCGGGTCCTGCACGTGCGACCGTCCTGCACGTGCGACCGTCCTGCACGTCCGGCCGTCCTGGACGTCCGATCGTCCTGGACGTGACCGCTTCAGTCCCGGCCGAGCACACCCTTCGCGCGCTCGACGACCTCGGCGGCCATCGCCTTGGCCGAGTCCTTCACGACGTCGAGCTCGACCGGGTCGCCCTTCAGCAGGCTCTTCGCCGTGTTCACGGCGTACTCGGCCGTGATGTGCGGCGGCAGCGGTGGCACACTCCGGCTGACGTACGCGTCGATGAGCGTCACGCCCTGGTGGGCGAACGCACGCTCCACGGCAGCCTCGACCTCGTCGTCGCCGTGCACCGCGATGCCCTGGAACCCTAGGAGCTCGGCGTACCCGGCGTAGTCCATCGTCTCGACGTCCTGCGAGCCCCGCCACATCGGGTTGCCGTCCTCGGTGCGCATCTCCCACGAGACCTGCCCGAGGTCGTCGTTGTGCATGACGACGACGACGAGCTGCTTGTCCTCCCACCGGTCCATGTACTTCTTCACGGTGATGAGCTCGTTCATGCCGAGCATCTGGAACGCGCCGTCGCCGATCGTGCACACGGCGGGCCGGTCCGGGAAGGCGAACTTCGCGGTCACGGCGTACGGCATCGCGGCGAGCATCGTCGCGAGACGGCCGGACATGTCGCCGTGCATGCCGCGGCGGAGTCGGATGTGGTGCCCGTACCAGTCGGCGGTCGTGCCGGCGTCGCACGTGACGGTCACGCCCTCGGGCAGGTGGTCGTTGACGGCCTGGACCACACGGCGCGGGTTGACCCCGTCGCTGTAGGAGACCTCGGCCTGACGGCGCATCTCGGCCTCCCACTCGCGCATCTCGGAGGCGAGCTGCTCCTGCCACGCGAGGTCGTGCCGCTGTTCGAGCAAGGGCAACAGCGCGTCGAGCGTCGCGCCGACGTCGCCCCACACGTTGAGCTCGTTCGGGTACCGCAGGCCGAGCTGCTCCGGCTTGATGTCGACCTGGATGCCGCGCGCCTGCCCGCTCGCCGGCAGGTACTCGCCGTAGGGGTAGTTCGTGCCGAGGAGGACGATCGTGTCGCACTCCTTGATCTGCGTGAGGCTCGGACGCGACCCGAGCAGTCCGACCTGCTGCGTGTGGAACGGCACGTCGGAGGGGACGACGTCCTTGCCGCGCAGCGCGGTGATGATGCCGGCGCCGGCCTTCTCGGCGGCGGCGAGCACCTGGTCGGTGGCACCGCGGGCACCGGCCCCGACCAGGAAGGTCACCTTCCGACCGGCGTTGATGATCTCCGCCATCTTCCGGACGTCCTCGGCCGGCGGGGTGATGCGGGTGGATGCCGGCACGTGGCTCGACCGGGACACCCAGTGCTCGGCGCCCGGCTCCGACCACGGCATCGCCTGCACGTCGTGCGGGAGGACCACGACCGCGGGCTGCTTACGGAGCATCGCCGTGCGGAACGCCGTGTCGATGACGACCCCGGCGGCGTCCGGCGAGGCGATCGTCTCGACGTAGCAGGCCACGTCGGCGAACACCCGCTCGAGGTTCGATTCCTGCTGCGTGAACGTGCCGACGGCGGCGAGCCCCTGCTGCCCGACGATCGCGACGACCGGCTGGTTGTCCATCTGCGCGTCGTACAACCCGTTGAGCATGTGGAACGCACCGGGGCTGGACGTGGCGATGCAGACACCGACCTCGCCCGTGAACTTCGCGTGCGCCGTCGCCATCAGAGCGGCGATCTCCTCGTGCGTAGGCCGGACGTACTCGACGCCCTCGCCCTTCCCGTCGGCCTTGCCGAGGGCGCCGTCGAACTCGCCGATCCCGTCGCCCGGGTACCCGTACACGCGGGTGACGCCCCACGCCTTGATGCGGTCGAGGACGAATTCGCTGACGTTCTGGCTCATCCGCCCATGGTGCTCGCCCGGGTCCGTCGCGCTCCCAGCGCGCGCTCACCGGCGGCCGGAGCCACCAGCCGCCTAGGGCCGCTCGTCGACCGCGATGAGCGGCCGCAGCGTGCGGTGCGCGATCCGGAGTCCTTCGAGGACCTTCACGTCCTCGCCGCTCCAGAGCGGGTCCTCGTGCTCGACGCTCAACGTGCCGTCGAAGCCCGCCTCGTACAGCCGGTCGACCACGTGCGGCCAGTCCACGACGCCGCGGCCCGGCACCCGGAACCGCCACCAGCCCATCTCCCACGGGTCGTCGCCCTTGTCGACCTTGCCGAAGAAGCCGTACCGGTCGCGCCGGTCCGGGAACAGCTCGACGTCCTTCGCCTGCGCGTGCACGATGTGCTCCGCGAACGGCAGGATCGTCTCGACCGGGTCGATGCCGATCCACGTCAGGTGCGACGGGTCCCAGTTCAGGCCGAAGCCGAGCCCGGTGACCCACTCCCAGAGCTCGGGGGAGTACGCGATGTTGCCCGGGTAGCCGTCGGGGTGCCAGCCCTCCATGACGCAGTTCTCGATGATGAGCCTGACGCCGCGCTCCCCGGCGTAGTCGACGAGCTCGGGGAGCACCCGGTCGCCCTCGGCCATGTTCTCGCGCACGCTCTTGGTGTTGTCGCGCCCGATGAAGGTGCCGACGTAGGGCACCCCGAGCACCTGCGCGGCGTCGATCGCGTGCCGGAGGTGCGCGCGGACCTCCTCGCGGCGGGCGGGGTCCTGGTGCAGGTTGTTCTCGTAGTACGCGAGCGCGCTGATCTCGAGGCCGGTGCGGTCGAGGAGGTCGCGGGTCGCGGAGGCGTCCTCGTCGGTGAAGGTCGCGACGGGCAGGTGCGCGGCCTCGAAGTCGCGTCCACCGGTCCCCGGCCACACGGCGACCTCGAGCCGCTCGTAGCCCTCGGCCGCCGCGAACGTCGCGATGCGGTCCAGGTCCCAGCCCGGCAGACAGGCGGTCAGCATCCCCAGCTTCATCGGATCTCCCTCCAGGCGTGCTCGCCGGCGCTGGCGACCACGGCGTCGATGATGCGCGCCGACCGGGCCCCGTCCGCGAAGGTCGGCAGGCCCTCCGGCGCCGTGCCCGTCGTGACGGCGGTGTAGGTGTCGGCGACGAACGCCGCGAAGGCGTCGACGTAGCCCTGCGGGTGCCCGGACGGCACGACGGCCAGGCGGCGCTGGTCCGGAGCGCCTTGCGACGGGTCCCGAACGACGATCTGGGCACCGGTCTCGTTGCCGAACCAGGCCGACTCCGGCTGTTCCTGGTCGAAGGCGGCCGACCCGAGGGTGCCGTCGACCTCGAACCACAGG
The sequence above is drawn from the Curtobacterium sp. L6-1 genome and encodes:
- a CDS encoding bifunctional metallophosphatase/5'-nucleotidase; translated protein: MSPSHTPDRTTRPRRGLVAGTALVTAGVLVALGAPTASAAPAAGAGPTAGTSPAAEVGSAAAAAAPATIDLYDVNDFHGRIARSISTTDGKPTPRDGDAAGAATLAGALRQLRGADTSTSAFVSAGDNIGGSTFESFIQDDQPTIDVLNDIDLSVSAIGNHELDKGQDDLRDRVIGPDGARNAEWDHVSANILDSATGKPAFDPYSVQEISGKRVGFIGATVDLVGQGLVSPDGITGLEMGDITTEVNRVADDLTDGDEGNGEADVLVLLVHDGAETSAVADLDDDSDFARAVHGVTPKVSAILSAHTHQTYVHSVVPDGGTLARPVIQTGSYGFNLGHVQLSVAADGTVMPTVAENIRLVDGTFAPDPAVQATVDAAVAEADVRGAVELGTVDRDLRRAVQTNRSENRGGESTLGNFVAEVQRQATQRQGSQIAFMNPGGLRADVAAGAVTYKEAAVVQPFANTLVVLDLTGDQVRQALEQQWQPSTASRPFLKLGASEGFSYTYDPLAPAGERITAMTLDGEPVALDATLKVTVNSFLAGGGDNFGAFKQAAVKQDSGKVDLEAQVEYFDAHRDVTVARDQRAVGVRTTAEPEGGFQPGDEVTVDLSSLVFSSDEDQGGTVSVSAGGQELASGPVDTTVVDTTDEQGRASLTFTVPTSGTAVPGTPSVPTAATRVAATAETSDEPLVVDLPNGQQITLAVTVPVVVAPEPGEDPGTEPVPGTDPTPTPTDPTTPGPGTPTDPAVPGVVDPGATTPDDGVVAVPVAGADDTDGGSLAWTGAEVAGPALAAVLLLLAGVTTLVRTRRRREATVRTER
- a CDS encoding thiamine pyrophosphate-requiring protein, with translation MSQNVSEFVLDRIKAWGVTRVYGYPGDGIGEFDGALGKADGKGEGVEYVRPTHEEIAALMATAHAKFTGEVGVCIATSSPGAFHMLNGLYDAQMDNQPVVAIVGQQGLAAVGTFTQQESNLERVFADVACYVETIASPDAAGVVIDTAFRTAMLRKQPAVVVLPHDVQAMPWSEPGAEHWVSRSSHVPASTRITPPAEDVRKMAEIINAGRKVTFLVGAGARGATDQVLAAAEKAGAGIITALRGKDVVPSDVPFHTQQVGLLGSRPSLTQIKECDTIVLLGTNYPYGEYLPASGQARGIQVDIKPEQLGLRYPNELNVWGDVGATLDALLPLLEQRHDLAWQEQLASEMREWEAEMRRQAEVSYSDGVNPRRVVQAVNDHLPEGVTVTCDAGTTADWYGHHIRLRRGMHGDMSGRLATMLAAMPYAVTAKFAFPDRPAVCTIGDGAFQMLGMNELITVKKYMDRWEDKQLVVVVMHNDDLGQVSWEMRTEDGNPMWRGSQDVETMDYAGYAELLGFQGIAVHGDDEVEAAVERAFAHQGVTLIDAYVSRSVPPLPPHITAEYAVNTAKSLLKGDPVELDVVKDSAKAMAAEVVERAKGVLGRD
- a CDS encoding sugar phosphate isomerase/epimerase family protein → MKLGMLTACLPGWDLDRIATFAAAEGYERLEVAVWPGTGGRDFEAAHLPVATFTDEDASATRDLLDRTGLEISALAYYENNLHQDPARREEVRAHLRHAIDAAQVLGVPYVGTFIGRDNTKSVRENMAEGDRVLPELVDYAGERGVRLIIENCVMEGWHPDGYPGNIAYSPELWEWVTGLGFGLNWDPSHLTWIGIDPVETILPFAEHIVHAQAKDVELFPDRRDRYGFFGKVDKGDDPWEMGWWRFRVPGRGVVDWPHVVDRLYEAGFDGTLSVEHEDPLWSGEDVKVLEGLRIAHRTLRPLIAVDERP